The following proteins come from a genomic window of Alicyclobacillus dauci:
- a CDS encoding UPF0182 family protein → MTRIQRRGVRFLKILLAIILAIILVHVVLDRLFDYRLHQALGYGTVYGKMMVFELLTRYIGAALTTLLAFFQLRLFKSLVPKMLLVPITLVVCFLAYVIGFSLFTLDPTVWFTAFQHKPIGHVDPLLHLDFSFYVYVLPAVNAALARILFLYILSLVIHMLFLALTYALQARITKDVQLPVRIGRIARRVLFMTGILFVLFAGLAFISRYNAMLGAGNGSFVSGPDFVTANLGIGVFSWIHVAFLLLVAVSLFWLAVRPIHLYTLEDGFIRFQRRAFLRPVQAFGAFVASWIVTAIIGGLTNGLYVHPNQNTVELPYIKDSIDSTRWALNIENVQTKPFQGADTLTSAQIQQDANAIANVRVNDQNQTLDVYNQLQSFKSYFHFQTVSVDRYGNQEVYTSARQMDQSQLPVPTWINKTLVYTHGYGVAVSPVNDVTANGLPNLIARDTPQVTQSPVPTLKQPQIYFGTMDGDVIAPSKEAEFDYPSGSQDATSHYLGGYGLPVQGNRLLLMIEKGSLKFYTSDQLTAKSQYLFDRDIYQRVADIAPFLRYDNDAFSFVDERTGHVMWMLDAYTQSDNIPYADSFMGTRYIRNSVKVVMDGYTGETKFYVADQADPLLQTYMTTYPTLFTTQIPADIRAHFRYPTDLFMAQAQAFTRYHMTDPSAFYNQEDKWALANQIYQQNQTQPRDPVYQMIRMPGESQPSFVLSELYTPVNKDNLNGWLVADNGPNHYGELRLYQFPQSHLVFGPMQVENQIDANPSISQQLSLWNQQGSRVVRGNLLLVPIGDAMVYVEPIYLVASRDNSLPQLQRVIVDFGQKVYSGASLADALQNVVNGLTVETGTGLTDAGTSGTTSPSPTSTGGGSGAAGTSGAAGGAGSGTAGTGNAAGPGGTGTLAQQAQSWLQKYKSDTAAGNFAQAGQDLTKLGDILNQLSGQKGK, encoded by the coding sequence ATGACACGTATCCAGCGTAGAGGCGTTCGTTTTCTCAAAATTCTCTTGGCCATTATCCTCGCCATTATTCTCGTGCATGTTGTCTTGGATAGGCTGTTCGATTACCGATTGCACCAAGCGCTCGGGTATGGAACCGTCTACGGCAAGATGATGGTATTTGAGCTGTTGACACGGTATATTGGTGCTGCGCTTACGACCCTTCTTGCATTCTTTCAACTTCGTCTATTTAAGTCTCTGGTGCCGAAGATGTTATTGGTACCCATCACTTTGGTCGTGTGTTTTCTCGCCTATGTCATTGGCTTTTCACTCTTCACGCTCGATCCAACGGTGTGGTTCACGGCATTCCAGCATAAGCCTATAGGCCATGTCGATCCGCTTTTGCACCTCGACTTCTCGTTCTATGTCTATGTGCTTCCGGCTGTAAATGCAGCGCTTGCCCGCATTTTGTTTCTATACATCCTATCGCTCGTTATTCACATGTTGTTCTTGGCGCTCACATATGCTTTGCAAGCGAGAATCACCAAGGACGTGCAGTTGCCCGTGCGAATCGGGCGGATCGCTCGGCGTGTCCTGTTCATGACGGGCATACTATTCGTTCTGTTTGCTGGACTTGCGTTCATCAGTCGCTACAATGCGATGCTTGGGGCGGGGAACGGATCGTTTGTTTCAGGACCCGACTTTGTCACCGCAAATCTCGGCATTGGCGTCTTCAGTTGGATTCACGTCGCGTTCTTACTGCTTGTGGCCGTCTCGCTGTTTTGGCTGGCTGTGCGTCCGATCCATCTGTATACGCTTGAAGATGGGTTCATTCGCTTCCAGCGCCGCGCTTTTCTCCGACCAGTTCAGGCATTCGGGGCATTCGTCGCTTCGTGGATTGTGACGGCCATCATCGGTGGTCTGACAAACGGACTGTACGTTCACCCAAACCAGAATACGGTGGAACTCCCGTATATTAAAGATAGTATCGACTCAACTCGTTGGGCGCTCAACATTGAGAATGTGCAGACGAAGCCGTTCCAAGGCGCGGACACTTTGACAAGCGCACAAATCCAGCAGGACGCAAATGCAATCGCGAACGTCCGAGTCAACGATCAGAACCAGACCCTTGATGTCTACAACCAGCTCCAAAGTTTCAAGAGTTACTTCCACTTTCAAACTGTCAGCGTCGATCGCTACGGCAACCAAGAAGTCTACACCTCCGCACGCCAGATGGATCAATCACAACTCCCGGTTCCCACCTGGATCAACAAGACACTTGTCTACACGCACGGTTACGGCGTTGCGGTGAGCCCTGTCAACGATGTCACGGCGAATGGCTTGCCGAACCTCATTGCGCGTGACACGCCGCAGGTGACGCAGTCTCCTGTACCCACTCTGAAACAGCCGCAAATCTACTTCGGCACGATGGATGGAGATGTTATCGCACCGTCCAAAGAGGCCGAGTTCGACTATCCGTCGGGATCGCAAGACGCGACATCCCATTACCTTGGTGGCTACGGCTTACCCGTACAAGGGAACCGCTTGTTGCTTATGATTGAGAAGGGATCGCTCAAGTTCTACACCAGCGATCAGCTCACCGCCAAGTCACAGTACCTGTTTGATCGGGACATCTATCAACGCGTTGCGGACATCGCACCATTTTTACGGTATGACAACGATGCGTTTTCCTTTGTTGATGAGCGGACAGGGCACGTCATGTGGATGCTCGACGCCTACACGCAGTCGGACAATATCCCGTATGCGGACTCCTTCATGGGGACGCGTTACATCCGCAACAGCGTGAAAGTCGTGATGGACGGATACACGGGGGAGACGAAGTTTTACGTTGCCGATCAAGCCGATCCGCTCCTGCAGACGTACATGACCACGTACCCGACGCTGTTTACAACTCAAATACCCGCCGATATCCGTGCTCATTTCCGATATCCAACCGATCTGTTCATGGCACAGGCACAAGCCTTTACACGCTACCACATGACAGACCCGAGCGCCTTTTATAACCAAGAAGACAAATGGGCCTTGGCCAATCAAATTTATCAACAGAACCAGACCCAGCCGCGCGATCCGGTCTACCAAATGATTCGCATGCCCGGTGAATCGCAACCATCTTTCGTACTGAGCGAACTCTACACACCCGTCAACAAGGACAACTTAAATGGATGGTTGGTCGCGGATAACGGCCCGAATCACTATGGTGAGCTTCGACTCTACCAGTTTCCGCAATCTCATCTCGTCTTCGGCCCCATGCAAGTCGAGAACCAAATCGACGCGAATCCGTCCATTTCGCAGCAATTGTCCCTATGGAACCAGCAAGGAAGTCGGGTCGTTCGAGGCAACTTGCTCCTCGTACCCATCGGTGACGCAATGGTTTACGTTGAACCGATCTACCTGGTGGCCAGCCGCGACAACTCCCTTCCACAGTTACAGCGTGTCATCGTCGATTTCGGTCAAAAAGTGTACAGCGGTGCATCTCTCGCCGACGCATTGCAAAACGTCGTGAACGGCCTCACGGTCGAGACGGGCACAGGCCTTACGGACGCAGGAACAAGTGGCACAACATCGCCTTCACCGACGTCGACGGGCGGCGGATCGGGAGCTGCAGGCACATCTGGCGCAGCCGGTGGAGCTGGAAGTGGTACGGCTGGAACCGGTAATGCGGCTGGCCCGGGAGGTACGGGAACTCTCGCGCAACAGGCACAGTCGTGGCTGCAGAAGTACAAGTCCGACACAGCCGCTGGCAACTTCGCTCAAGCCGGTCAGGATCTGACGAAGCTCGGTGATATCTTAAATCAACTGTCGGGCCAGAAAGGGAAGTAG
- a CDS encoding HAD hydrolase-like protein — MVGRTEAVYPIPGAIETVVEKRASGVKLALITNGATVPQREKIERFGLGERFDCVLIGGECGYGGYQESESQRCREYGKSPCRQLENNL; from the coding sequence TTGGTAGGAAGGACGGAGGCTGTCTATCCTATACCTGGTGCTATTGAAACCGTAGTCGAGAAGCGCGCAAGTGGAGTCAAGCTGGCTCTTATCACAAACGGAGCCACTGTACCACAGCGTGAGAAAATCGAGCGATTTGGACTCGGCGAACGATTCGATTGCGTCCTCATCGGAGGGGAATGTGGCTATGGTGGTTATCAGGAAAGCGAATCTCAAAGATGCAGGGAATATGGCAAAAGTCCATGTCGACAGTTGGAAAACAACTTATAA
- a CDS encoding GNAT family N-acetyltransferase, with product MVVIRKANLKDAGNMAKVHVDSWKTTYKGIVPDTYLERLSYERREAMWKHILSNQTNDVVFVAEDDEKGIVGFSSGGQERSQNPVYQGELYAIYLLQAFQGKGIGRQLTNAVVEYLINRGYSNMLLWVLQDNPSRHYYEHIGGKQFSEKVEEMDGKALIECSYVWDDIHTWKLN from the coding sequence ATGGTGGTTATCAGGAAAGCGAATCTCAAAGATGCAGGGAATATGGCAAAAGTCCATGTCGACAGTTGGAAAACAACTTATAAAGGGATCGTTCCCGATACCTACTTAGAGAGACTGTCGTATGAACGAAGAGAAGCAATGTGGAAACACATTCTGAGTAACCAGACTAATGATGTTGTGTTTGTTGCGGAAGATGACGAGAAGGGAATTGTCGGATTTTCTTCTGGAGGTCAAGAGCGGTCACAAAATCCGGTGTATCAAGGAGAACTCTATGCTATCTATCTTCTGCAAGCGTTTCAGGGTAAAGGCATTGGGCGCCAATTGACCAATGCCGTGGTCGAGTATTTGATAAACAGGGGATACAGCAATATGCTCCTTTGGGTTTTGCAGGATAATCCATCACGGCACTACTATGAGCATATTGGCGGGAAACAGTTTAGCGAGAAAGTCGAAGAGATGGATGGAAAAGCGCTCATCGAATGTTCCTATGTATGGGACGATATTCATACATGGAAGTTGAATTGA
- a CDS encoding YfiT family bacillithiol transferase, whose translation MDTLRYPIGQFTAVQDTTDVLRKQFIRSIAEMPSDLRQAVQGLQVAQLNTPYRPGGWTVRQVVHHLADNDMNAYIRFKRALTEDHPIAGSYREDLWAELSDSRESPVDTSILLIESLRSRFVTLLLKMLPSDFKRPFTSPTFGDMTLDVAVQRYAWHGRHHIAQITSLGERMGW comes from the coding sequence ATGGATACCTTACGTTACCCAATCGGGCAGTTTACAGCCGTACAGGATACGACGGACGTGCTACGGAAACAATTCATTCGATCGATAGCCGAAATGCCCAGTGACCTTCGACAAGCAGTTCAAGGCCTTCAGGTGGCGCAATTGAATACGCCCTATCGTCCTGGAGGGTGGACCGTTCGACAAGTCGTTCACCATTTGGCAGACAATGATATGAATGCCTATATTCGTTTTAAACGTGCCTTGACGGAAGACCATCCAATTGCCGGGTCGTATCGAGAGGACTTGTGGGCAGAATTGAGCGATTCGAGAGAATCGCCAGTTGACACGTCAATATTGCTTATTGAGTCTCTTCGAAGCAGGTTTGTCACTTTATTGTTAAAAATGCTTCCGTCAGATTTTAAACGACCCTTTACGAGTCCGACGTTCGGTGACATGACACTCGACGTCGCGGTTCAAAGGTACGCTTGGCATGGCCGTCACCATATCGCTCAAATCACTTCATTAGGCGAACGTATGGGATGGTAA
- a CDS encoding SDR family NAD(P)-dependent oxidoreductase: MGRLDDKVALITGAAQGMGASHARKFIKEGAKVILTDINETGGSAIAEELGSNALFLKHDVTSKESWDQVVEKGISTFGEITILVNNAGVLGPIAKTDELSEEDYLKVCAINQHGVFFGMKTVIPSMLKAGIGSIVNISSIAGVVAIYGFPSLAYVASKFAVRGMTKATAVEYGSRNIRVNSVHPGFIKTPMMAAATDESGGEAASLIPLGRLADPEEVSNLVLFLASDESSYITASEHLIDAGMSAH, from the coding sequence ATGGGACGACTTGACGATAAGGTTGCTCTAATTACAGGGGCTGCACAAGGAATGGGTGCATCTCATGCTCGAAAGTTCATAAAAGAAGGCGCCAAAGTAATATTAACTGACATAAACGAAACTGGCGGTTCAGCAATAGCTGAGGAACTGGGTTCAAACGCTCTATTTCTAAAACACGACGTAACCTCAAAAGAATCTTGGGATCAAGTCGTTGAAAAGGGCATATCGACTTTTGGAGAAATCACCATTCTTGTTAATAATGCAGGGGTCTTAGGACCCATTGCCAAGACAGACGAATTGTCTGAAGAAGATTATTTAAAAGTCTGTGCGATTAATCAACATGGAGTCTTTTTTGGCATGAAGACAGTAATTCCATCGATGCTGAAGGCAGGAATAGGATCCATCGTAAACATTTCCTCGATTGCTGGAGTGGTGGCCATCTATGGCTTTCCAAGCCTAGCCTATGTGGCAAGTAAGTTCGCGGTACGCGGGATGACTAAGGCTACTGCTGTAGAGTACGGTTCGCGGAATATAAGAGTGAACTCTGTACATCCCGGATTCATTAAGACACCGATGATGGCGGCGGCAACTGACGAGTCTGGTGGCGAAGCTGCTAGCTTGATCCCACTCGGTCGCCTCGCAGATCCGGAAGAGGTATCCAATCTGGTGCTGTTTCTAGCGTCGGATGAATCATCCTATATTACTGCATCAGAGCACTTAATTGATGCCGGCATGTCCGCCCATTGA
- a CDS encoding TetR/AcrR family transcriptional regulator, with protein MDLIELHQDYGKITVRDIVKHAGINRSTFYLHFKDKDDLLAEMKNEVILELSKSLYHPTYDFGLALQQFNDHAEPISTLVRLSHHVQRHARFYSVMLDNGDFSRGVFDAIRTVLLKMCNSKLNADYTAGGILGVISHWVRNGLKESPDEMSLWLTRAVLSPVGLSFRGPEAPTT; from the coding sequence ATGGATCTAATTGAACTCCATCAGGACTATGGCAAAATCACGGTGCGAGATATAGTCAAACACGCAGGAATAAACAGGTCCACATTTTACCTGCACTTTAAAGACAAGGACGACCTGCTTGCGGAGATGAAGAACGAGGTCATATTGGAATTATCTAAGTCTCTGTATCATCCGACGTACGACTTTGGTCTTGCCCTTCAACAGTTTAACGATCACGCCGAACCGATTTCGACACTTGTCCGTCTGAGCCACCATGTACAAAGGCACGCTAGATTTTACAGTGTCATGTTGGATAACGGAGACTTTTCAAGAGGCGTCTTTGATGCTATCCGAACAGTATTGTTGAAGATGTGTAATTCCAAACTTAATGCGGATTATACAGCTGGAGGAATTTTAGGGGTTATTTCCCATTGGGTTCGAAACGGCTTAAAAGAGAGCCCTGATGAGATGTCTTTATGGCTAACACGGGCCGTATTGAGTCCGGTAGGTCTATCTTTTAGGGGACCGGAGGCTCCTACTACCTGA
- a CDS encoding IS110 family RNA-guided transposase — translation MDVVYERCCGLDVHKKTVVACVLTPEAKEIRTFSTMTEDLLEMVDWLGQHECTHVAMESTASFWKPIYNLLESADCQVLVVNAKHMKNVPGRKTDVKDAEWIAGLLRHGLLQASYIPNREQRELRELIRYRRSLIDERAREVNRVQKVLEGANIKLSAVASNTLGKSGRAMLEAMIHGEEDPEVLSGLAKGRMKAKKADLHKALNGLMGSHQRMMLAAQLRHIDYLDEEIARLDEEVKERMLPFEEDLELVDTIPGVGRRTAEQILAEIGTDMTQFPSAAHLCSWAGLAPGNNESAGKRKSGKTRKGNQKLRAALVEAARAAARTKQTYLSAQYHRIAARRGKNRAAVAVAHSILTIVYYVLQRRQPYIELGPTYYEARKKDAVVKQAIRKLQSLGLEVTVKPVA, via the coding sequence ATGGATGTCGTATACGAACGTTGTTGCGGCCTCGATGTGCACAAGAAGACGGTGGTCGCCTGTGTGCTGACGCCGGAGGCCAAGGAGATTCGCACGTTCTCCACGATGACGGAGGATCTCCTGGAGATGGTTGACTGGTTAGGACAACATGAATGCACGCATGTTGCTATGGAAAGCACAGCTTCATTCTGGAAGCCAATCTACAACCTTCTGGAGTCGGCGGACTGTCAAGTGCTTGTGGTGAACGCCAAGCACATGAAGAACGTTCCGGGCCGTAAGACCGATGTGAAGGATGCCGAATGGATCGCCGGATTGCTCCGCCACGGGCTGTTGCAAGCCAGTTACATCCCCAACCGTGAACAACGGGAACTACGAGAACTCATTCGCTACCGCCGAAGTCTCATTGACGAGCGGGCAAGAGAGGTGAATCGGGTTCAAAAGGTGTTGGAAGGTGCCAACATCAAGCTTTCTGCAGTGGCCAGCAATACACTTGGCAAATCTGGGCGGGCGATGTTGGAAGCAATGATCCACGGAGAAGAAGACCCGGAGGTATTGTCAGGGTTAGCCAAAGGCCGGATGAAGGCGAAGAAGGCCGATTTGCACAAGGCACTGAATGGGCTTATGGGCTCCCACCAACGAATGATGCTGGCAGCCCAATTACGTCACATCGATTACTTGGATGAAGAGATTGCCCGGCTGGATGAAGAAGTCAAGGAGCGCATGCTCCCTTTTGAAGAAGACCTGGAGCTAGTGGACACCATCCCCGGTGTCGGTCGACGAACAGCAGAACAAATTCTGGCTGAAATTGGGACAGACATGACCCAATTTCCGTCTGCTGCCCATTTATGCTCTTGGGCAGGACTGGCTCCAGGGAACAATGAAAGCGCCGGGAAACGAAAGTCGGGGAAAACACGCAAAGGGAATCAAAAACTCAGAGCAGCGCTGGTGGAAGCAGCACGCGCAGCGGCGAGAACGAAGCAGACTTATCTCTCTGCCCAGTACCATCGAATTGCAGCTCGAAGAGGCAAAAACCGTGCAGCAGTTGCAGTGGCCCACAGCATCTTAACCATCGTGTATTACGTGTTACAGCGACGTCAGCCTTATATTGAACTCGGCCCAACATATTACGAAGCACGCAAGAAAGACGCAGTCGTAAAGCAGGCGATCCGGAAGTTGCAATCACTCGGGTTGGAGGTCACCGTAAAACCTGTTGCATAA